Genomic segment of Salvia splendens isolate huo1 unplaced genomic scaffold, SspV2 ctg769, whole genome shotgun sequence:
TATATAACCACCcgattcttgattcttgttcTCATTTTTCAAGGTGAATCCAATATCACACTGAGGTTTAACAACCAGCCCCCTCAAGCATTTCCATAGCTCAGTTGCAAGAGGCCGATGGCCAGGTTCTAACCCCAGACATCTGCACAAAACATCCAGCAACGAAGCAAAATCCGATCCCAGTCTGCTCTTCAATAACGCAGAAACTTTCCCCATCCAGGCTAGGTACAAACCATCATAATCACAACCCTTTTCGTCTTTAACAGCATTAACCACAGAATGCAAGAACGACTCCATTTCTTCCTCAAAAGAGCTTCCAACAAGAACGCAAACCAGCAAAGACGCAAGTGACCAAACATCTGAAACAGGACCGACTTTAGACACATTTCGCGAATCCAACTCAAACCCCGCCTTCACAAATAACTGCAACAACACCTCAGGACAAGAAACACAGCGTTATGCTCCAAGAACATATCTTTCAAACCAAATTCCACATTCTTGCTCACTCTCCTACCGCTTTTCAAAACCTCGCTTAAGTCTACACACACCCGACCAAAATCATCGAAACCGAGACAATTCAAACTCAGGTAACCAACAGTTAGCCCCTCTAAATGCAAGCGCATCAAAATCTCACATATCTCTACACCAACCACTCCCCAAAACCTAATTTCATCAGCAATGAGCCTCTCCTCTTCATCCTTCCTTCTATTGAAAACACAATCAATAAAGCTAGACGAAGCAAGCTTCTGGCAAACAATGTACACGCTCCTATCCTCCTCATTACACCAAAACCCAAAGGCCTTCCCCAAACTACTCACTCTAAAACAAGCTTTAAAAACAACCCCCAATTTATCCCTCCATCTTCTCCCATCCCCCACAAAAAAGTCAGAATTCTCGACTCATAGCTTGGCTTGATTATCTCAGAATCATCCTCACCCCCCATAAAAATCCCAACTTTAATCAGACCCACATGATCATTCTCGCTAAAAACACACCCCACCACACGATCACTCTCAAAACACCACAAAACCTTTCCATCCAGAGGCCTCCCACCAATCAAAATACAG
This window contains:
- the LOC121791289 gene encoding uncharacterized protein LOC121791289, whose amino-acid sequence is MPAAIRRHGSNPSRPQLRPHNLRSLPKAAPPPISQHHPLHRLHPPPQIAQFPLFAPQESRPPLLSSLLQRTRPLEEKTPIPPDFKGAESVYSPSVLKPWPYEFYCKWGRWILPKDCILIGGRPLDGKVLWCFESDRVVGCVFSENDHVGLIKVGIFMGGEDDSEIIKPSYESRILTFLWGMGEDGGINWGLFLKLVLERKDEEERLIADEIRFWGVVGVEICEILMRLHLEGLTVGYLSLNCLGFDDFGRVLLQLFVKAGFELDSRNVSKVGPVSDVWSLASLLVCVLVGSSFEEEMESFLHSVVNAVKDEKGCDYDGLYLAWMGKVSALLKSRLGSDFASLLDVLCRCLGLEPGHRPLATELWKCLRGLVVKPQCDIGFTLKNENKNQESGGYIVLGDVCCMVDGTGHGSKGEEEAERDDARLRVEGDVVDGITRGDFKCLEVKGTGLHGIYYRNVSHVK